The DNA window ataattcgtttTATCCGGGatcaatatatccgggtttgactgtaggTTTCCCCGGTGTCCTCGATGAAGTAAACGTGACGCCGAGTTCACATTTGGAGGAAGCATAGAGTAGTCCCCGGTGCAAGGAGCGGAGGCCGACTTATTGGAATCCGATACGGGATAGCAAAAACAGAAATTGTATTCCTTTATCTCTCGCTCGAAACAGGCACGAGCGACCCGTACGTGAAGTTCAAGCAGGGCGGCCGGCAGGTGTACCGCAGCCGCACGGTGTCCCGCTCGCTGGACCCGTACTGGGACGAGTGCTTCACGGTGGCCGTGCGAGACCTCTGGGACCCGCTGGTGGTGCGCGTCTTCGACTACGACTTCGGCCTCCAGGACGACTTCATGGGCGCAGCCACCGTAGAACTGCATACGCTAGAGATAGACAGGTACGTGCGCTGCGCATTGAAAACCCCGTCGATTGGCTGTTCGGTGGGGCTCCTTGTTACATACTTAGCTTAAAGATGACGCCTACGGAGAGAGAAAGCTTCACTTGCCCACAGTCGGTTGTTTTACCGTAAACATGCACGGATGGATGTGCAGTTTACAGGAAGTGAAAGCGACTTTTCGTTCAAATAGGCCGGGAACATTTTCGCGCAGTTTTCCTTCTTTGTCTTTTGTGTCCGAGAGAATGAGTGGTTGCTTTTATGAGGACTGTCATTCATGGGAAATTGGCATGTCTATGGAAGACCGCCATCGCGTTATCCTGCCCTTCCCTGCCCCCTCCTCATCGAGCAAGTAGTCAGTTCACCGACCATCTCCTACGTTTGTACCGCGTCGGTGCGcagcttctttctttctgtcgcgTCTAGAATGCTTCTACTTTTGTCTCTAGTTCGCTGCACACGATGAATGGAGCTGCGCTGGTTCCTGTACGATGATTAGCAGTAACGAATATGATGCTGGAGTTAGCCATCGTTCATAGGCTTTCATAGCCGCTAAGGTCGTGCACTGTTGTGgcctttatttctttatttttctgcttGCTTCTTCCGCCGCGATCATAGCGGACCGGTTGCAGCCCGGCTTCCTTTTCCGGGAACAGATAGTAGGCTTGCTCCCGCTCTACTCAGCCGCCCAAACCGCCACGAACGCTCACAATGTTACAGCTACATCGACCTTAAACCTCCGCAAGTTTCTTCGTTCTGGTTAATTGTCCTCAGTTTAACTATCCTTTCTGACTATAGTGTCGAACTCCAGGACATAAGGTACTGCAGTCAGGCGAATGTGGACGAACTATTTATTATACGCACGACAGAGAATGACGGAACTGATGGAGTGCCGGCGCGCGTCAGGCCCCTTTTCTGTCCAGCATAATAAGTCGGCATCGTGAGCGTTTATAAAATACCGTACTGTACGCAGTGGCTCATAATTTCTCTGTATACGTTTCACACTGAAACACGCTTAAAGCCTCGAGAAGCCAAACGTACGGCCTTGCGTTCTCCTGCGTAACGTCTTACCTGTGATCCATCACTTCGCATCATTTCTGATAATTTTATCAGAATTTCCCATGGTCCTTTTTGACAACGCTAGCATTTCCAAGAAAGCGCTATGTTAGCATCAGCTGACTACGTTTCTAAGTTGCAGTCACGGCCACCACAGTTTGCGacagtgagagaaagagagagagagagaaagtaaggaGAAGAAAGGCAAAGAGGTCAACCCCACAAGCCTCCGGTTTGCCACCCTACACGGGCAAGGGAAAGGGGATATAAGGAAGAAAGACGGAGAGAGTGAACACTGTGTGTGCACGCTGCAATGCGTGAAGTAAGGCGCCTTGAAACCAATGTGTCTCCACGTGAGACCTGCAAGCTCGACATTTGTTATAGTGGGCTTTCGAAAAAATAACATAAATGAATTACCCCTGTCTGCTAAGTAGTAAGCTTGACAGTTGATTCGATAGCGCTCATGTTGAGTGATTTGTAAGCTAGCAGGCCCTAATCTCGTGCATACTATTTCAGGAGTGTTGCGTCTCGCCGGTAAATGGGGCACTGTTACATATAGAGAGCGTTGTTGAACGCCCGAGTTCATGTTGTTTACTACAATACCGCCGTTTGCGTGATAAACAATTGAGAGAACAAGACTTTCACGGCATGTTAACGGCGCTCACTTGTCACGCTATGGATGTCGCGGTTGTTCCTCGTCTGGCCTGCTCATGCATTAAGCTGTTGTTTTGCCCAACTCTTCCTCGTGTTCGAGTCAGAGAAACAAAGTGAAATATGTTCGGCGAGATGAGGGAAAACATAGCGTCCCTGTGTGCGTCTGTCGTGATTGGTGCGGTGTGCAGGCCGACTGACATCCTGCTCAACCTAACCGAGTCCGGCAAGGCGGAAGACGCGGACGCCAAGGATCTCGGCTACATCGTGCTCACCGTCACGCTGCTGCCGGCATCGGCCCGTGACGACGTCGAACAACAGGTGAGCGCATTACGCGCGTATACCACGTCGCGGCCACGGTCGTGTGCTGGCTGCAGGTGGTGCGCGCTTGACCGTGGCGGCATCGATACATTGTTTCTGGGCGCCGGTAATACGGCTGTGTTCTTCttattgttataattttcttttttcgagAAAGCTGTCAGTCAACAGTGACCAGTCGCGGTGGCGCGTCACCGGGTGCATATCGATACTCAGAAGGAGGTCGCCGGTTTGACTCCAGGCCACATTAGTCGCATTCGTTTGGGGGGCGGAGTGCAAAAATGCCGTTCTAAAAAGCACAACCACGTGAGAAAGTTGGTCGAGGCGCTATTTAAGTTTGTAAGTTTTAACAACTTATTATTAGAGATAAACTAATAGTACCGCGTCCTTCGCCGCCTCCTTATTTTTTTCATGCCTTTCTTTAACTATCAGCTATTCTCTCCATATTTATTTTCTTCCCTTACCACACTACCAGCAACGCAAGGAAGCAAAGCAGAAGTGTCTCTTCAGATTAACCTCCTCCTTGCGTTtcacatttctctctctctttctacatGTGGCAGAAATTTACGCACTTCGCCTGAAACGTCACATTAACTTTCTAAAAGCGCGTGAAGGACACAAAATGCAAGCAATGCCGGTGCAATTTGCCTAAATCTACCCGGAACGGAAGGAAGGAAAAACAGGGAGCTCAGCCAGTTCTCAGatcggctggctaccctgtgctgtgGAAAAGGAGTAAGGAAATTagaagataatagaaaagaggtgttataaaaaaagaaataaagaagagcaagatacaaaatgaaaaaagtcgcaggcctgcgtggcacacacagcacagtcacagcgtaagctggtagagcggctcaagagtagctccaattccggcaccacgcacaacagggtcttcgcggcaaagtctgttcgcctcgttttgacgagaacgacctgaactgtccccccggcgtcgacggcgagctgcggcttgtaatgctatctgcacagcagtctgctgagcccgatatgatgcctggttgtacccgcgcacgtagctctatgatTCGCATGTTCaacagcgattcgtaccttgcgaggagacgccataatgtgtaccgaagaggtatccagaatactaGGTACatttacatgcagcatgcaactgctatatacAACTCACTTGTCgggcacgatgcgtttgcaggcgccttaactagatggcgccaccatactggcggaggttcgggatTGCATTGATAGTGCGCCTCGCCTgaaccgcatctcgtcgtctgcgcctgcgcgcctgcctagggagcgtttatagggcatttttgcGCAGCCTCattgcaagcgcttgcgtggctcagtggtaaagtatccgactcccgcgcagtgggcctgggttcgatctGCGCGGGGactgggtactttttttcgcattttcggcgatagcggttacggtcaccggcatcggcggcggcggcggacgccACCGGGAACCGTAAtgactattggaatgagcccataacagcttacgctgtaaaaaggaaAGGAGAATACGGCACAGCTTAAAGACAGTCTCTAAGACCCGTTCTCTGCAAGagcgcaacaacgctttcaaagccttctgtgctgaggacggtttcggccagtgtcccaggaccctttcctccgacaaagggAGTTTATCTAAAAGTCTATCTAACATTCTTGAAAGTTCTTGCCTGGGCGCACTGAAGTGGGgacactcacaaagaaggtggaCGATTGTTTCTTCGGCAGCTACAGTCGTCACATCTaagctgttggccattccgatctgaaatgagtaagcattcgtgaaggccatgccaagccacaagcggcagAGAAGCGTCTCTACCCGGAACGGAGTTCCTTAAGTTTCTCTCTGTGTGTGGGCGGCTGCTAGGGCAAAATACGGCGGGCGCTGCATCGCACGCTACCATGAACCTATGAAGGTCAAACTGAAAATTGTGTTAATGACTTGGCATGAAAGTATTGCACGGTCAATGAGAAGTAATGGCTTTATGCGCGCTCACCAGCGTGCTGCATTACTTGAAAATGTGAGCCACGCGGCTCATTGAGATAAAGGGCCTGTGTAGAGATAATACCACATTAGCGAGGGAGATGTTGGAGGCCTTTCATATTAAGAAGAAAGGCGTGGATTGTATTATTGACACGTCTGTTTATATATTCTGCAATGAACGGCAGTTGTTTGACACATTGCACATATTGCCACGATGAGTATACTTGGGTGATGAATGCATGCACATGTGTTGTTTACATTTCAGACTTTTGCCTGCAAATAAACCAGTTGAACTTAGCTCCTGCCCCGACTTGTATGTACGTTGTATACGAGTACTTTATTAGGTTAATATGTATCAAGTCATCATTTGTAAAGCTTTTAGAAGCATATTCCCTATTTTCCTTGTGATAACGTAACGAGTTTGGCGCTCACATTGGCGTCGATTTCACGTGCGCTTGCAAAACATAAAGCCCGATCGAGCCAGCCAGGTTTCAGCTGAATCGATCGACGATGCATTGCTTTCTCTACAAGGCTATATCCTCTTAAGaacccttgtacaatacattgtacatggccttcaacatttttttttcgaaattcgctCGGAAGTGATAACGCAAGATGTTCATTCTGCATGGATATGAAGTAtagtgcatgtgtaactgtaaggAAGGGGTTTACTCTTTTTCTTGTCATCCGATTTTGAGGAATTTGACATTCAATTGATTTAGACTTCTCTGTCGTCCCTGACGGCAGAAAGCAACcatgaggtgtgtttcgaaatcactgagattgtgtGAAAATAACGGACGCGGCAGccacatggcaatgtactacacgtagttccatctgcgtttaagcaatgagatgctgtttttaccatagcaaacatgaggagatgatggaatCTAAACTTTGCCAGCTTCTGGCACCTATAACCATGGTACATAAATTTAAACTAATTGTTTTTCAAGCTTCATAaaataacagtagacaataaaaaccacattgAAGAGCAATTATAtaccatagttgtgttcgggtctcaggaggatataccAGGATGCAAACAGCTAGGCGCCTATTGTTTACGTGCGTTCGAGACAAGCGTCGACACATTGCAACTGATAGTTCGGGATTCTGCAAGTGAAATGAACTTACCGGCTTTGGTATGCAGGCTATTTGAGATGACCCTTTTTTCACGAAGGCGTTCACTTCCGCTAGGGGGTCTTCGATCACGATCAAAGCAAAGGAGTTGTAGACGCAAGGCTTCCAAGCGTCAGGCGAACAGTTGTATAAGCTCTGTGAGCCTTCGTGAGCAGGGGCTGcacatgttttcttcatcgtcgcGAAGTTGTTTGACTTGCCGGTCTCTGCTGTTTAAACACTACCTTTCTTGTGTTGGGTACCCCGCGTACTCCACCCACTGACGCTTCAGCTTGTTTCATTGTTTGTTCCACGCTTCATTGTTTCATCATCAGTAGTACACAAATATGGGAGGTTGCTGCCCATGTGCCGTCGTCTCCAACGGACGAAAGAGCTGAAGTGGCACGGTGCCTGGTCACGCAGTATCGAATGGGTCATTCGCAAATGCCGGTAACTCTCAGCAAAAGTCTAGAGAGCAGCTGTAAAGTTCACAATAATCACTTTAGTGCAACCTAGCATTTGACGGAAGAGGACCACCATGCAGCTGCCTCTGACAGTTTTGTCTGAACTTCATTACAGATTCAATGAACTTCAAAAACGAGTACAAAATATAgcgccactttttttttattgcaagcaAACAGCATTAATACATTTTATTTGGCCGAAACATTCCGTTTACATTGAGTGCTCTCTATGtctctttcttgtttttgtttttaggaCGAGCCGCGCTGCTTATTGTGGCTTAGCCTGTGGCACTGTTGCGCAGGTTAGACGAACACAAAGTATAGAGTAGGCAAGACAGCACGAGTTCTACTTTTCCTGCATCCAATTTGTGCTACGGTGCTTTTTTTGCAAAGTATCAGCCAACTTGCCCAGCAACGAGTTCTTTTGAGTTATTTAGGCTCGTTCTTAGAGGGCTTTTCATTTGTTGACCCGATTCTACGTATATCGTCACAGTGGAACCCGGCCATACGCGACCGTCGTATGCTCCAGAGGCCCACTGGCATAACGACACGGCACGAGGCCTCGTCGTCATTTGCCATAGCCAGGTATCTAATTCCACGGGTGTCTGACGGAAATAATTTCTTGAGTGTTTTCTGAAACTCGTTCCAAATGTACGGGATCGTCCACTGTTAGTGGAATCGCCTTATTATTCCAGCACTTATACCAGCCTAAATTTGGCATAGAATATAACAGTCGATAAACAATGGATAGTCGATAATGCGGATATATATAGACAATAGATATCCACAATAGGCCTTCCACAAGGCACATTTTCCTCGATGACGAGGAAAAAGAAATGATGATGTTGCAGTAGCTTGGATACGGATGAGACAGtactgacacttttttttttttttgctttagatgAAAACTTTGCACCTCCAAAGCGTGGAGAACGTTCTAACAAGCAGCACCGTAAACAATTTACTGCAGTAGCTTTTCTACcaaccagtttcggtttcgtttccggggaggtgtgtgcgtgcgtgtcacGACCCAGAAGGTGGTCACATGTGAGCAGTATATCGCGACGTTTCGGCACTTGCTCTGTCTCTCTCGGTGGTCTGTTATGCTGCTAGCAATCCGGGTAGCGCGACGAGTAGCAGCATGGCAGAAtaccgagcgagccggagcgtGTGCCCAGACGTCACGATGTACTGCTCACACGTGACATTCTCGTCGTGACCGCACGCCACACCTCCCCGGACCGAACCGAATGGGCACGTCAAAACATAGAAAAATAGATAAATAATAAATGACATAGTACTGATAGATGGCATAATTTCAAAATTAATGCCATAATGTCATTAATTTTTCTATGGCATTGAGGTCGAGCAccttcaataaataaataaaaaaaaaaacgattcctGCAGAAACCTAAGGATGACCGTCGGCATTAATACCGTTACcattgaagcaatgcagcgacacactgtattgccaccgccgaaacgcgtcacgACGGATAGATAGACGTGTCCTTAGGTGAACTCGGACGttttaatatgctcctgatggagtgggcttccgtaccatgGGTcggtgtacataatgtaaattaaaccatttttccttattcctactactggacgtactcatcaatgggcttggtggattcatggaccaaacgccacctcgaggcGCGATAATGGATAGATAGACGGACatatagatggatagatagacgGACACTTAGATGTGTAGATCGATATACGGGCAGATAGATACCGGATAGGGCGTTAAGATCctgagaatgctaatcgcattaaaattaGAAGTGGAATGTGTCATTCCAAGAcgctcttatatatatatatatatatatatatatatatatatatatatatatatatatatatatatatatatatatatatatagtggacgGCCCTGTACACTGTTGCGACCGGGGGTGCGGTCATGTGAGAACTTCATGCACCGGAGTAAGGATCGTGTGCCTTGGCATGACATTCAGGGCCTTTTTGAACACGCGTTTATATTTACATTTTGTACTAGATCATATAAGAATGATGCAGAGAAGACGTCCACTTCAAGCTGCCGGTTTCGATCACAGAGCGTCCGTTTCGTTTTTTATCTCATCCGACGTTCCGGCCACGTCACCTTCTCCTAATACGGTGTCAGGAGATGGGTGACATGATCTTTGGCGAATCCGAACGTTTGCAGCCCTTTCCCTCCGATGAGAGCTTGGCCCAAAACACACGCACGTCACTCTGCACGAACAGGGAAAGCGGGAAAGAGACCGAGGACACACGTTCCCCACTAGCGAAGCGATGCCAGGAGAGAAAGGCACCACGAGGTCATTTGAAGGAATGTCACTTCGCAAATCTCCCAAACCCGTTTGGCGGTGTCCAACTGGTTGCCATAAATCACCTCAGTTGGAACTGGCTCTGACGAGAGCGTTGGCTCGTTTACCATTGTCGCGTTCTCCGTGAGCGACTAGATCCGCTGGATAAACGATCGATCACAACAACACCTTCTCCGCGCGATGAAACAAGCGCCGTCAGTTGTTCCCGGCTGTTTACTTATAAgtgtacaaagaaaaaaaaattattttgtaaACATTCTCAAGGAGAGCTCGGCGACAAATCGAATTTCGCAGGCTGAGTACAAATAACACGGTGATCACATCTCCATTACGTTCCAAAACGTTTCTTTTTGTCCTTATTGATTAGCGGGTGTAGCGCCTCACGCCTACATTATCACGGTCGGTCTACCGTTTTGCAGGATCAATGATAAAGATGGCTTCGAATCAAAGAAGATAtcgaaaaacaaaacgaaaaaagaaacaccacCGTATTGTATAACATTACCGCCGAAGCGTCAGCCTTTCCGGCGTGTATAAGTACATTCAGTATTAAGGACACCGTGTCTTCGTTGAAGCGTAACGAGAGCGTGCTGGCAGCGTTAAGGTATCTGTCTTAAGGTGTAGTGGATTGTGCCCGAGTATTGACTGCTATACTTCGTTTTTAATCTTCCAGCGACTCCATCATTTACTTGTGTAGAGCAGCACACATTTGCCTTCATTGTAGTAAGTGTGGTAACGCTTACCCTGCGCTTGTGATTGATTAAATCGTACATCGACTCTCAAGTGCTTGAAATATTGTTTTTGAAAAATCGTCCGTCATTTCGGTCAGCGTAAGGGatcgcttgctaaaaccgcatgtagCGAAAACATGTAACACTAatatcgcttatatctttgcaaccgtactacAAACGCACCTTATTTTCATATCGTTgtttagaaaaaagaaactattactcgatcatgcatgtgaCCCTCGCGCAGATGGCGCCCTTGTCGCGCCAAGaatgacgcaatcggagctaaattttgGCTCGAGCACGGCTGTTCAGAGAGGCATATCTTGTTGGCAGTgcgtttgtcgatccgagcgggagtgATAGCGTTTGAGGGAGCTCACTTTGCCGACACAGTAGGTATAACAAATCGAACTCAAACCGGTGTtcatcaggagttataaggcctTCAATTGTGTAGTGGAAATTTCACGCTTGGTCGGTTATGACCCACCTGCGTTCGACACGTAGGGTGCAGAAACGGCTCGAAGAGACTAGGGCAGCAAGACACAAGGATACTCAACCTTTTTTGACCACGGCAGAACGTGTCCGTCTCCATATAGGGAGCGCTAGCGCAGTAGATTGAGCTGAACACAAGAACCTCACCTATTTAAAAGTGCCACGAGCTCGAGCAGCGCAGGTCAGTCTCGCACGTCACCAGTGTAGGGGAGTCATTTTTTACCCCAGTGCCCAAACACCCTCTGCAAAACAAACGGGCCTGCTACTTATAAGGAGTGAGCGTGATTGCAAAATAGGACCGTAAGACCCCCACTAGTTGTCACATAAGTGAAGCATGTAAGCGTTCTAACgcgtgaataaatgtaacttgtgcATTCGTTAACGTccatttctgtaccctagtgcCCACACACCGcctgcagcacgcacaagacgtttcacgtaccccGCTGCGGCTGCGTCCCTGATACTGCCTACCCGATTTTTTCTTCTCTCacaaataaaggttaacaaaaaagtcgcagtttcgcccgaaaggggaaacatcgtttgcgatagcaaattagtggccGTATTAGGTTTAtaggtcgtataaacttgtaaacataggcgtactaactaacttaacaagcatggtgacaagcaagcatgaacacatctcactcgatgaccgcggaaactcgctgtcaaaacgctggagtgaggaagcgcggcggcagcagcgaacgaattgacattcgtgctgcgtctcgcatcaacgcgaactaagccgcgaaaacacagcacgcggtggactgtgcccccgtcgcagatggctttcaagatacagtggcccgggcgggcgcgcacGGGCCGCCCGGATGCGGTAGTTCGTAAGCGCGGTAGTTCAGTAAAGATGGCAATCTTCGACGCAGTTAACTCCTCTTACACGTATTTCATTGCAACATTAATCGCTgatagctccgcagttgttgattAGGCTGGATTGGGTacatgaaatatacgtcgtacttgagtcgaagggcagaaaagAGCTGCAGAGGCGtcttgaccgtcgctgtgtacaggTGCATCTGTGAATACGTGAAGATAATTTGGAAATctttcgaacatgtgcgactgagcgaATAGAAATATTGCCAAAACAGGCGTATGAGACTTTTTGGGTATGTGAAGGATTGTGAGATAAATGGGGAATACGTGTTTCGGTGATATG is part of the Dermacentor silvarum isolate Dsil-2018 unplaced genomic scaffold, BIME_Dsil_1.4 Seq688, whole genome shotgun sequence genome and encodes:
- the LOC119435409 gene encoding multiple C2 and transmembrane domain-containing protein 1-like, whose amino-acid sequence is MSHPDVSSSDLVGLARDSVASTPCQRPVPGGCRDQASYSDPTLLRSRRRLRQHQQGVSVDEDTSLDVTATAPALLQTAQPAPATPPASFARGLLAAAEGGEEVFPFKTRKTESSSGVVLYKLDVHLRCGKNLIAKDACGTSDPYVKFKQGGRQVYRSRTVSRSLDPYWDECFTVAVRDLWDPLVVRVFDYDFGLQDDFMGAATVELHTLEIDRPTDILLNLTESGKAEDADAKDLGYIVLTVTLLPASARDDVEQQVSALRAYTTSRPRSCAGCRWCALDRGGIDTLFLGAGNTAVFFLLL